From the genome of Vespa velutina chromosome 25, iVesVel2.1, whole genome shotgun sequence:
TTTTTTCGTTACATTCGGAGCAATGTTATCGAGACAATGGGACAGATCAAAATACCGTCTCCGCCGAAAAATGTTCCGttacatttgaaaataaaattaaccgTGTCAGCATTGTTACCCACTAAATATAATGGTCGATTGAAATTGGCGCAATCATTAGAAGAATCGGTGAAAGCGATTCAAGAGAACAGATCGTTGTATTATTTAGTTTATTTTCCTATATACCGACCAATACCAATATTAACAGGTATATGGTTGAACGATCAGGAATATTGTAGCGCTCCACCTTCATTTGGAATTATTGTAACGTCAATTTTTTTGGAACATATATTGTTACCACCtagaatattattgatatctaAAAATCAAGGAAACAACAAGGATAATGTGGCAccgaattttaatgattttttattatccaatCCATGTCGATTTCCATTGATTTTATCATTGGAAAAAGAACAGTCAGCATTGGACTTGCAATTTCCCTCCAACtataataatacctataacATTTCTGATGgatcaattaataaatgttgTCAAGgtattagtaataatactCTTGTTACATCTAGGAAGACATCTATGGATCAATGGCCTTGGATGGCTGCTATTTTTgttatgagaaataaattagatttgCAGTGTGTCGGTAGTTTGATTACAAACAAGCATGTCATTACAGTAGCGCACtgtataaaaatgtacaatGTGATCGTACCAATAAATACTATGGTCGTTTTTTTGGGACATT
Proteins encoded in this window:
- the LOC124957288 gene encoding serine protease gd-like produces the protein MILDIGKYVFLIQLMDVMNEPVIVNSPCPKFFRYIRSNVIETMGQIKIPSPPKNVPLHLKIKLTVSALLPTKYNGRLKLAQSLEESVKAIQENRSLYYLVYFPIYRPIPILTGIWLNDQEYCSAPPSFGIIVTSIFLEHILLPPRILLISKNQGNNKDNVAPNFNDFLLSNPCRFPLILSLEKEQSALDLQFPSNYNNTYNISDGSINKCCQGISNNTLVTSRKTSMDQWPWMAAIFVMRNKLDLQCVGSLITNKHVITVAHCIKMYNVIVPINTMVVFLGHYHIRNWNGIESTNREVEEYRLHPDFKDDLKNPTADGDLAIIILKNPVNFSPFIRPVCLWSGSNDLEDVIGSTGYVVVWDHKDLINPYLDKSRLIRMTIMSQEDCLRSNAVFVTLTSNRTFCADSKNNNGPCNGDSGSGLLIRKNDGSYLLRGIVSRSIQDEITMSCDFTQYVVYVDIAKYLDWIHLHITI